From Quercus lobata isolate SW786 chromosome 1, ValleyOak3.0 Primary Assembly, whole genome shotgun sequence, one genomic window encodes:
- the LOC115949921 gene encoding zinc finger MYM-type protein 1-like has product MRRWFDEEYLLRKGSISNSSKVNVELPTTNVTIPIPENVDVPIPENADIPISQTQFQRIDLDSLDYDPGTRKQIWEYHVNQRDEIRRAYIKKGPHQPPLETFKKSGKRNRCFQVSWYRNNSKWLEYSPTTDVAYCLPCFVFHNPNVVVGQNTFIVGGFRNWKKVGGKDCYFQGHIGKDSNSAHRVAEQMCKDLMNQSQHLQRVVDHFTTEQIANNRLQLKATIFIIAEIIEKAPKNATYTSPRIQKEILHVFIAKVKKAIREEIGDAKFCIMVDEARDESMKEQMTMVFRYVDTKGFVKERFFGLIHVVDTAALTLKRGIYSLLSQHYLDIQNIQGQGYDGASNMRGMWNGLQALILNDCPYAYYIHCFAHRLQLALVKASKQVVPISHFFLTLLFLIKIVNASCKRNEQLKVANANEITRLIDLEELETGSGLNQIGTLQRPVETRWSSHFRSVSSLLMMFSSTVEVLQNIIDGENQAEGESSYKGLTSFEFVFILHLEKETMEITDKLCQALQSQSQDILNELNYRFNEDAMELLRLSLALEPREALKSFKINDLCLLVKNFYPQDFTDYDK; this is encoded by the exons aaaaggttcaatttcaaattcttccAAAGTCAACGTGGAATTGCCAACAACTAATGTTACTATTCCAATTCCGGAAAATGTGGATGTTCCAATTCCAGAAAATGCGGATATTCCAATCtctcaaacacaatttcaaagaatTGACCTTGATTCTTTGGATTATGATCCTGGAACACGCAAACAAATATGGGAATATCATGTTAATCAACGTGATGAAATTCGACGGGCTTACATTAAAAAAGGTCCGCACCAACCTCCTCTAGAAACATTCAAAAAAAGTGGAAAGCGCAATCGTTGCTTTCAAGTTTCTTGGTAtagaaataattcaaaatggCTTGAATATTCTCCTACAACAGATGTAGCTTATTGTCTACCCTGCTTTGTCTTTCATAATCCAAATGTGGTTGTGGGACAAAATACATTCATTGTTGGTGGatttagaaattggaaaaagGTTGGGGGCAAAGATTGTTATTTTCAAGGTCATATAGGAAAAGATTCTAACTCAGCTCATAGAGTTGCTGAGCAAATGTGTAAGGATTTGATGAACCAATCGCAGCATTTGCAAAGGGTAGTTGATCATTTCACTACTgaacaaattgcaaataatcGGTTGCAACTGAAGGCCACAATTTTTATT ATTgctgaaataatagaaaaagctcCAAAAAATGCAACCTACACATCACCTAGGATTCAAAAGGAAATTCTACATGTTTTCATAGCCAAAGTGAAGAAGGCCATTCGGGAAGAAATTGGTGATGCAAAGTTTTGCATAATGGTTGATGAAGCTCGTGATGAGTCCATGAAAGAGCAAATGACTATGGTGTTTAGATATGTTGATACAAAAGGCTTTGTGAAAGAAcgcttttttgggcttattcatGTTGTTGACACTGCAGCTTTGACTCTAAAGAGGGGGATATATTCTTTGTTATCTCAACATTACttagatatacaaaatattcaagGGCAAGGATATGATGGAGCAAGCAACATGCGAGGTATGTGGAATGGATTacaagctttgattttgaatgattgcCCATATGCTTACTATATCCATTGTTTTGCACATCGCTTACAATTGGCATTAGTAAAAGCATCAAAACAAGTTGTTCCCAtaagtcatttttttcttacattgctttttcttatcaaaattGTTAATGCTTCATGCAAGCGCAATGAGCAATTGAAAGTTGCCAATGCTAATGAAATAACACGTTTGATTGATCTTGAAGAGCTTGAGACTGGAAGTGGACTTAATCAAATTGGCACTTTACAACGACCTGTAGAAACACGTTGGAGTTCACATTTTAGATCAGTTTCTAGCTTATTAATGATGTTTAGTTCAACTgttgaagttttacaaaatataattgatggAGAAAATCAGGCAGAAGGAGAGTCATCTTATAAAGGTTTaacttcatttgaatttgtcttcATCTTGCATCTTGAGAAGGAAACTATGGAGATCACTGATAAActttgtcaagctttgcaaAGCCAATctcaagacattttaaat GAACTAAATTATCGGTTTAATGAAGATGCTATGGAGTTACTTAGGCTTAGCTTAGCTTTAGAACCTCGAGAGGCATTAAAatctttcaaaattaatgaTCTTTGTTTGTTGGTAAAGAATTTCTATCCACAAGATTTCACAGATTATGACAAATAA